The Spartinivicinus poritis genome window below encodes:
- a CDS encoding UpxY family transcription antiterminator — protein sequence MDHNNRRDWYAVYTRANCEAKLAAGLTDKSVENFYPVIEETRLWSDRKKKIKVPIFPSYIFVYINNDEFYRVKKASGFSHFVSLKSEPIVIPESQINAVKQLLNSSYQWQTKVSTLNKGTKIEITDGPLQGYIGVLVADATQNNVAIEIPALCKTMVFTLKQNQFKPVWTN from the coding sequence ATGGATCATAATAATAGACGTGATTGGTATGCTGTTTATACTAGAGCCAATTGTGAGGCCAAATTGGCTGCCGGGTTAACAGATAAAAGCGTTGAAAACTTTTATCCCGTTATAGAAGAAACTAGGCTTTGGTCAGATCGGAAAAAGAAGATTAAAGTCCCTATTTTTCCTTCTTATATTTTTGTCTATATCAATAACGATGAGTTTTATCGGGTAAAAAAAGCATCTGGGTTTTCCCATTTTGTGAGTTTAAAAAGTGAGCCTATAGTTATTCCTGAAAGCCAGATCAATGCAGTTAAACAGTTGCTGAACTCAAGTTATCAATGGCAAACAAAAGTGAGTACGTTAAATAAAGGCACAAAGATAGAAATTACTGATGGACCATTACAGGGATACATCGGTGTTTTAGTAGCCGATGCCACACAAAATAATGTTGCCATTGAAATTCCAGCCTTATGTAAAACCATGGTATTTACTTTAAAACAAAATCAATTTAAACCAGTCTGGACTAACTAA
- a CDS encoding cytochrome P450 yields the protein MHSQNNTTIDALTTEQVREIVQTLYTPPNDWSQVFLMFQGLHQTPATAWQLSDNYYVVADYPTVQHVLRSDDFSANRVRGIFKQSKTDPSGYEQLIQGFEHWVLFKDGESHILLRRCINQAFSRQILDKMLPMMEECVDYLLSPFLAQSKPVTFDLIKEVAFPLPMLVIAKALGAKAEDALYLKQLSDRLTRLFFANITPAILTDAEQALFASRDYFLHLINQHRQQPQDNLLGALLSLQDTHSTITDQCMADNCSMLLLAGHETTTSTIGNLFYFLDEQKLLCSVLQKPDLYNPAIEETLRYSCPVQSIRRIATKPVNLHQHQVQPGDCIEVLLGAACRDPNMFEQPNQFKLDRQHNKHLAFGYARHLCSGAQLSRLEMQVILNHLGSFSIAVDRQQARWRQQDTLVGLESLPITIQ from the coding sequence ATGCACAGTCAGAATAATACGACAATAGATGCTTTAACGACAGAACAAGTAAGAGAAATTGTACAAACGCTTTATACACCGCCCAATGACTGGAGCCAGGTGTTTCTTATGTTTCAAGGGTTGCATCAAACGCCTGCCACAGCATGGCAACTCAGCGATAATTATTATGTGGTAGCCGACTACCCAACGGTACAGCATGTCTTAAGGTCAGATGACTTTTCAGCTAACCGAGTAAGAGGTATTTTTAAGCAATCAAAAACCGATCCAAGTGGCTACGAACAGTTAATCCAAGGTTTTGAGCACTGGGTACTGTTTAAAGATGGCGAGTCGCATATTCTTCTAAGACGCTGCATTAATCAAGCATTTAGTCGCCAAATACTAGACAAAATGCTACCAATGATGGAAGAATGTGTTGACTACTTATTAAGCCCTTTTTTAGCTCAGTCAAAGCCTGTCACCTTTGATCTAATCAAGGAAGTGGCTTTTCCCTTGCCCATGTTAGTCATTGCCAAAGCGCTTGGTGCCAAGGCGGAGGATGCCTTATACCTTAAGCAGCTTTCTGACCGCCTGACTCGGCTTTTTTTCGCCAATATCACTCCTGCTATTCTAACTGATGCCGAACAAGCCCTATTTGCATCCCGAGACTATTTTCTACATCTAATCAACCAGCACCGACAACAGCCCCAAGATAATTTATTGGGTGCATTACTAAGCTTACAAGATACTCACTCAACAATAACTGACCAGTGCATGGCTGATAATTGTTCCATGCTATTGCTGGCTGGGCATGAAACAACTACTAGCACAATAGGCAATCTGTTTTATTTTCTTGATGAACAAAAGTTGTTATGCTCTGTTTTGCAAAAGCCTGATCTATATAACCCAGCAATAGAAGAAACCCTTCGTTACTCCTGTCCAGTACAATCAATCCGTCGTATTGCAACAAAGCCAGTTAACTTGCATCAGCACCAAGTACAGCCCGGAGACTGTATTGAGGTACTGTTAGGCGCAGCCTGTCGAGATCCGAATATGTTTGAGCAACCCAATCAGTTTAAACTGGACCGTCAACATAATAAGCACTTGGCTTTTGGTTATGCTCGCCATCTTTGCTCCGGCGCCCAACTCTCTCGTCTAGAGATGCAAGTCATATTAAATCATCTAGGCAGTTTTTCTATTGCTGTTGATCGACAACAGGCAAGATGGCGTCAACAAGATACTTTAGTTGGTTTAGAAAGCTTACCCATAACAATTCAATAA
- a CDS encoding DUF6868 family protein: MDINGLTDFFMWCTILNAGFLVYIALMCVLFPNWIYQVQSKWFSISKEAFNIVVYAFVGLYKLFFIVFVLVPYLALLIIE, from the coding sequence ATGGACATTAATGGACTGACTGATTTTTTTATGTGGTGCACTATTTTAAATGCAGGGTTCTTGGTTTACATTGCTCTCATGTGTGTACTCTTTCCTAACTGGATTTATCAAGTACAGAGCAAATGGTTTTCAATATCAAAAGAAGCCTTTAATATCGTTGTTTATGCATTTGTTGGGCTGTATAAACTATTCTTTATTGTATTTGTTCTGGTACCTTATTTAGCATTGCTGATCATAGAGTAA
- a CDS encoding ABC transporter substrate binding protein encodes MNKLSTNFWYMLKVATVLLLVSLSSKLIAGPKDLLIIHSYSRAESNKWVSEQSQGIKSGFANSSYIFHELEMGTKKLPVDQFEAKAIEIYEQVKAIDPVLVFITDDNALKLMVPKLGKDIPVVFMGVNANIRLDYPWLLEYPNVTGILERPLIKRTIFLMKESLNLKPKKVLLLLGTNQTGKAFLKIELNNQKTFKLVSFDVDVKTSGEVEQWKKWIKASKSDGYDFILATTFLGLTTIEGNKENTEGFVKWMSANSPIPVFTVHTDVIGHDKLAGGMVLYGVLFGEAAAKIAHEILGNKKKPKKIPYKTLTQGQLIFSKQQLKKWTLTVDKSFMDEVVLLD; translated from the coding sequence ATGAACAAGTTATCAACTAACTTCTGGTATATGCTAAAGGTAGCAACGGTTTTGTTATTGGTCAGTCTATCGAGCAAGCTGATCGCAGGCCCTAAGGACTTGTTAATCATCCATAGCTATAGTCGAGCAGAGTCAAATAAGTGGGTAAGCGAGCAAAGTCAAGGGATAAAGTCAGGGTTTGCTAATAGTAGCTATATATTTCATGAGTTGGAAATGGGAACGAAAAAGCTCCCAGTAGATCAGTTTGAAGCGAAAGCGATAGAAATTTATGAACAAGTAAAGGCAATTGATCCTGTTTTAGTCTTTATCACCGATGATAATGCACTGAAACTCATGGTGCCTAAGCTTGGCAAAGACATACCAGTAGTTTTTATGGGGGTCAATGCGAACATTCGGTTAGATTACCCTTGGTTGCTTGAGTATCCAAATGTAACTGGTATTTTAGAACGACCATTAATTAAAAGAACTATCTTTTTAATGAAAGAATCACTCAACTTAAAGCCAAAGAAAGTGCTATTGCTGCTAGGGACAAATCAAACAGGTAAAGCCTTTTTAAAAATTGAATTGAATAATCAAAAAACGTTTAAGCTGGTTTCCTTTGATGTGGATGTAAAGACCTCTGGTGAGGTTGAACAGTGGAAAAAGTGGATAAAAGCTAGTAAAAGTGATGGATATGACTTTATTTTGGCAACTACTTTTTTGGGGCTAACCACTATTGAGGGTAACAAGGAAAATACTGAAGGGTTTGTAAAATGGATGTCAGCTAATTCTCCAATTCCTGTATTTACGGTTCATACTGATGTGATCGGACATGATAAACTAGCGGGCGGCATGGTTTTATATGGCGTTTTATTTGGAGAAGCCGCAGCAAAAATTGCTCACGAAATTCTTGGAAATAAGAAAAAACCTAAAAAAATACCATATAAAACTTTAACTCAAGGTCAGTTGATTTTTAGCAAGCAGCAACTGAAAAAGTGGACTTTAACTGTGGATAAAAGCTTTATGGATGAAGTTGTGCTACTTGATTAA
- a CDS encoding ABC transporter substrate-binding protein gives MNKLSTNFWYMLKVATIWLLVSLSWKLVAGPKDLLIIHSYSRSGSFTWIDDQTNGIKSMFGQSGYRFHEFELATKMIPESQFEEKANAAYKMVKQVNPGLVFLTDDNALKLMVPKIGKDIPIVFAGVNGNIRVDYPWLLKYANVTGILERPLMKRTIFQMKDALNLSLKKVLIIMGTSATGKAFFKNDLNGQDTFRLVTIDVDVRRSGKIEEWHKWITESKKEGYNLLLVTNFYALTDSNGNKVDVEKVANWISNNSPLPAFSVHTGVVGKNKLIGGMVINGVHMGEAAGMLALDILKNKKSGAIFYKTLDRGQLIFSKHQLAKWNLAVDKRFIDEVVMVD, from the coding sequence ATGAACAAGTTATCAACCAACTTCTGGTATATGCTAAAGGTAGCTACCATTTGGTTATTGGTAAGCCTATCGTGGAAGCTGGTTGCAGGCCCTAAGGATTTGTTAATTATTCATAGCTATAGTCGATCAGGTTCTTTCACGTGGATTGATGACCAAACCAATGGTATCAAATCAATGTTTGGACAAAGTGGCTATCGGTTTCATGAGTTTGAGCTGGCTACTAAAATGATTCCGGAAAGTCAATTTGAAGAAAAAGCAAATGCTGCATATAAAATGGTTAAGCAGGTCAATCCAGGACTGGTTTTTTTAACTGATGATAATGCACTCAAACTAATGGTACCTAAAATAGGAAAAGATATTCCAATCGTTTTTGCAGGAGTCAATGGAAATATTCGAGTTGATTATCCATGGTTGCTGAAATACGCCAATGTTACGGGAATTTTAGAAAGGCCTTTAATGAAAAGAACAATCTTTCAAATGAAAGATGCGTTGAATCTAAGCCTAAAAAAAGTACTTATCATCATGGGAACCAGTGCTACTGGAAAAGCATTTTTTAAAAATGACTTAAATGGTCAAGATACATTTAGACTGGTAACCATTGATGTTGATGTAAGACGGTCAGGCAAAATAGAAGAGTGGCATAAATGGATTACTGAAAGTAAAAAAGAAGGGTATAACTTATTGCTGGTAACAAATTTTTATGCACTAACTGATTCTAATGGCAATAAAGTTGATGTTGAAAAAGTAGCTAATTGGATATCAAATAATTCCCCATTACCTGCATTTAGTGTCCATACGGGGGTAGTAGGCAAAAATAAACTAATTGGTGGTATGGTAATAAATGGTGTTCATATGGGTGAAGCCGCTGGTATGCTAGCATTAGATATTTTGAAAAATAAAAAATCAGGCGCTATTTTTTATAAAACTCTGGATAGAGGTCAGCTTATTTTTAGCAAACATCAACTAGCTAAGTGGAATTTAGCAGTAGATAAAAGGTTTATAGATGAAGTAGTGATGGTAGATTAG
- a CDS encoding substrate-binding periplasmic protein, giving the protein MVYSWFKAILTTLCFSGMIVVQASPVVTIAYEDTPQPPYYLGKGSMVPKQRPGITVELLNHIAERLDFTINYQRYPWSRCLATLGSNQVDAIFHASFKQDRMKLGVYPMKNGQLNNLKRVHRKAYSLYTIKGFDLKWDGKQFVNLKGSIGVTHQYAIANQLESMGVEIDKAYDSYTHLRKLMARRIVGIVDLENKVEPILSQNKRQFSQVIKVSPPVSTKDYYLIFSHKFYQANKTLANAIWDEIHMAHKTGVYTEVAKKY; this is encoded by the coding sequence ATGGTTTATAGTTGGTTTAAAGCGATACTGACTACTCTTTGCTTCTCTGGCATGATAGTGGTTCAGGCAAGCCCGGTCGTCACCATTGCTTACGAAGATACGCCACAACCACCTTATTACTTGGGAAAAGGCTCGATGGTACCTAAACAGCGGCCAGGGATTACAGTTGAGTTATTAAATCACATTGCAGAACGCTTAGATTTTACAATTAACTATCAGCGTTATCCTTGGTCTCGTTGCTTAGCCACACTGGGAAGCAATCAAGTAGATGCTATTTTTCATGCCAGTTTCAAGCAAGATCGAATGAAGCTGGGCGTTTATCCTATGAAGAATGGCCAACTTAACAACCTTAAGCGAGTTCACCGTAAAGCTTATTCTTTATACACAATTAAAGGGTTTGACTTGAAATGGGATGGAAAACAGTTTGTGAACTTAAAGGGCTCAATCGGTGTCACTCATCAATATGCTATAGCCAATCAGCTAGAATCAATGGGAGTGGAAATTGATAAGGCTTATGATTCATACACACATCTGCGAAAGCTGATGGCGCGACGTATCGTAGGAATCGTTGACTTAGAAAATAAGGTTGAGCCCATCTTGTCTCAAAATAAAAGACAATTCTCTCAAGTCATCAAGGTGTCTCCACCAGTGTCTACCAAAGATTACTATCTTATTTTTTCTCATAAATTTTATCAGGCTAATAAAACGCTTGCGAATGCCATTTGGGATGAAATTCATATGGCACATAAAACAGGTGTTTATACTGAAGTTGCTAAAAAATACTGA
- a CDS encoding RHS repeat-associated core domain-containing protein has protein sequence MKLTNTFFNRTLPSISSEDLPNLSRRGFLIKSSLFVTSASLLTTSIPVHSALSLSNNHERPTLIILQNPTRFTGEQYDSIAQVYHLGNGYRIYNPRLMRFHSIDSLSPFNEGGFNGYCYCLNDPINLVDPTGHISWQAGVSIGLGVLALVIGVVTLGAGIAASAGLMTGAAAITTAAALKAGLAVTSGVTGMISGGLGIASGAVEEANPTISTQLGYAALAFGVTSAVTGIGSLIAGARATANASSQLIRSPLTPSLIASPKSGQVTLKLTDSIAYYNPRFVAKTLHRAFHGSEPFQRIAITGDKAPTLFRGTNFLSNSYAQQLSNQTGKQVIELARRGSAAIPQSRRASSVPSIINASTAITKSPIWTPARYFGLSRVMYSSGMIGRSLLAE, from the coding sequence GTGAAATTAACTAACACTTTTTTTAATCGGACGCTGCCAAGTATATCATCGGAAGACTTACCCAATTTATCTCGGCGGGGGTTTTTGATTAAATCCTCATTATTTGTTACTTCTGCTTCGTTATTAACTACCAGCATTCCTGTTCATAGTGCACTGAGTTTATCTAATAACCATGAACGACCAACGCTGATTATTTTGCAAAACCCCACTCGCTTTACCGGTGAACAATATGATTCTATTGCTCAAGTTTACCATTTAGGTAATGGCTATCGTATATATAACCCTCGATTAATGCGATTTCATTCCATTGACTCGTTGAGTCCATTTAATGAAGGGGGATTTAATGGTTATTGCTATTGCCTCAATGACCCAATTAATTTAGTCGATCCAACTGGGCATATCAGTTGGCAGGCGGGGGTTTCTATTGGTCTAGGGGTGTTAGCCTTAGTCATTGGTGTCGTCACTCTTGGTGCAGGAATAGCCGCATCTGCGGGTTTAATGACTGGAGCAGCGGCCATTACAACAGCAGCTGCATTAAAAGCTGGCTTAGCCGTTACCTCAGGCGTAACAGGTATGATTAGTGGTGGGTTAGGGATTGCCTCTGGTGCAGTAGAAGAAGCAAACCCTACTATTTCAACCCAATTAGGCTATGCCGCTTTAGCATTTGGTGTTACTTCTGCTGTTACGGGTATTGGTTCGCTGATTGCTGGGGCTAGAGCAACAGCCAATGCTAGCAGTCAATTAATTCGAAGCCCACTAACTCCCAGTTTAATTGCTTCTCCAAAATCTGGACAAGTCACTTTAAAGCTAACAGACAGTATCGCCTACTATAATCCAAGATTTGTTGCAAAAACGCTACACCGGGCTTTTCATGGCAGTGAGCCCTTTCAGCGAATTGCTATCACGGGTGATAAAGCACCCACTTTATTTAGAGGAACGAACTTTTTATCAAACTCATATGCTCAGCAGCTATCAAACCAAACAGGAAAACAGGTTATCGAACTTGCTCGGAGAGGAAGCGCTGCTATACCACAGTCAAGAAGAGCCAGCAGTGTGCCCAGCATTATTAATGCATCCACTGCTATTACTAAAAGCCCAATATGGACACCTGCTCGATATTTTGGCTTATCCCGTGTGATGTACTCAAGTGGCATGATCGGCCGATCATTATTAGCAGAATAA
- a CDS encoding substrate-binding periplasmic protein — MISSFVALLSISIGGIPVYADVLIPKRALILYIPDNDGIIVSYSKAVFEELNKRTGINIKIYKLPSEQVLVNANNGNGDGVALRVINIEKQYSNLKRINVPIITVQHVLFVKKLHVANSVNDMTYLNELVVKNKFLVGYLKGSQKAESELAKLSKENKVALNNPMQAFQLLKIGEIDLYLAGPGITSRSILNKYFHRSGIQELGIFSQFPLYPYLHKKHEKLMPLCEKALKSMLDDGTLNKFRMSLELSA; from the coding sequence TTGATCAGTAGTTTTGTCGCTTTATTGTCTATATCGATAGGTGGAATACCTGTATATGCTGATGTGTTAATCCCTAAGCGTGCACTGATATTATATATTCCTGACAATGATGGGATAATTGTTTCATATAGTAAAGCTGTGTTTGAAGAGCTCAATAAAAGAACAGGTATTAACATTAAAATCTATAAGCTTCCTAGTGAGCAAGTATTGGTAAATGCTAATAATGGTAACGGAGATGGTGTTGCTTTGCGAGTGATCAATATTGAAAAGCAATATTCTAATTTGAAACGAATTAATGTACCTATTATTACCGTACAACATGTTCTTTTTGTTAAAAAATTACACGTTGCTAATAGTGTGAATGATATGACATATTTGAATGAGTTGGTTGTGAAGAATAAGTTTCTTGTTGGGTATTTAAAAGGAAGCCAAAAAGCAGAGTCAGAGTTGGCGAAGCTAAGCAAAGAAAATAAAGTTGCATTGAATAATCCTATGCAGGCATTTCAGCTGCTAAAAATTGGAGAAATAGATCTTTATCTTGCAGGGCCAGGTATTACTAGTCGATCTATTTTAAACAAATACTTTCACCGAAGTGGAATACAGGAACTTGGCATTTTCAGCCAGTTTCCTTTATACCCTTACCTACATAAAAAACACGAAAAATTAATGCCACTATGTGAAAAGGCATTGAAATCAATGCTTGATGATGGCACCTTAAATAAGTTTAGAATGTCATTAGAATTATCAGCTTAA
- a CDS encoding CHRD domain-containing protein gives MLNQHFFTWLLRAFIITTLSFSFNTQATMITQSINMDGGQEVGASGDPDGSAFGTISFNDVTGVISWNFLYFNIAAPTAMHIHGPNGPAGINAGVFINLGIATSGGAGTLIDTLTANVADVAMIISNPGDFYVNIHNNEFPPGAVRGQVPVPATLLLLALGLISLGLTRSK, from the coding sequence ATGCTAAATCAACACTTTTTCACTTGGTTACTTAGGGCGTTCATCATCACCACACTGTCATTTTCCTTTAACACCCAAGCAACCATGATAACTCAGTCAATTAATATGGATGGCGGACAAGAAGTAGGAGCAAGTGGTGATCCTGATGGCAGTGCATTTGGTACCATTTCCTTTAATGATGTCACTGGAGTTATTTCGTGGAACTTTTTATATTTCAACATCGCAGCACCTACTGCTATGCATATCCATGGCCCTAATGGCCCTGCGGGAATTAATGCTGGTGTATTTATTAATTTAGGTATTGCGACCAGTGGTGGAGCCGGTACCTTAATTGACACCCTAACAGCCAATGTTGCTGATGTAGCCATGATTATCAGCAACCCAGGTGATTTTTATGTCAACATCCACAATAATGAATTTCCTCCAGGGGCTGTGCGTGGTCAAGTGCCTGTACCAGCCACTCTCTTACTGCTTGCCCTGGGGCTCATTTCTTTAGGCTTAACCCGTTCCAAGTAA
- a CDS encoding CDP-alcohol phosphatidyltransferase family protein, with amino-acid sequence MVSIYDIKPKFQQCLLPVLHLLHRAQITANQITLTAIVLSFIIGAAFWHADSNPWLFLALPIGLFIRMALNALDGMMARTYNQQSKLGEVLNEVGDIISDWVIFLPLLKFFPEQLYLVVGFLSLSILSEFAGLLGKAIANERCYDGPMGKSDRAFVVGACGLALFLDWPITAYGFWIFLTVNSLLMLSIFFRIRRALQSASG; translated from the coding sequence ATGGTTTCAATTTATGATATTAAGCCGAAATTTCAACAGTGCTTGTTGCCTGTTTTGCACTTATTACACCGTGCCCAGATAACCGCCAATCAAATCACCCTGACAGCGATAGTTTTATCATTCATTATTGGTGCTGCATTTTGGCATGCTGATTCTAATCCTTGGCTATTTTTAGCGCTGCCTATTGGTTTGTTTATTCGAATGGCCTTGAATGCCCTTGATGGTATGATGGCGCGCACTTATAACCAGCAGTCCAAGCTTGGAGAAGTGCTTAATGAGGTGGGGGATATTATTTCGGATTGGGTCATTTTTTTACCGCTTTTAAAGTTTTTTCCTGAGCAGCTTTATTTAGTGGTTGGTTTTTTAAGTTTAAGCATATTAAGTGAATTTGCTGGTTTATTAGGCAAAGCTATTGCGAATGAGCGTTGTTATGATGGACCTATGGGGAAGAGTGATCGGGCATTTGTGGTGGGAGCTTGTGGATTAGCACTATTTTTAGATTGGCCAATAACAGCATATGGCTTTTGGATATTTTTAACGGTGAATAGCTTATTAATGTTGAGCATCTTTTTTAGGATAAGGCGAGCATTGCAGAGTGCATCGGGATAG
- a CDS encoding multidrug effflux MFS transporter, whose translation MVYRHFSRCPNIMLLILVFCTALGPLSIDLFVPSLPTISASFATSPATTQWTISIFMLGFAVSMLIVGPLADRFGRKKTLLTGYVVYLLATVAILVTENIWLFIIARFFQAVFGCFGTALSRTIVRDLYEGKQEVRMIALIGGCMAIAPAIAPIIGGTVAELFGWQANFKLMLILGTLLMAVVWLFVPETHSPQPSAPAEINLYQRFLAVLTDRHYCFYTLMAAIAFSGVFVFIAAAPFVFIGHLGFSTQQFSYCVAIMITGYVLGSLLASRTIERFGIQRVLYITFGMMAVGASLACITGLGFVMDTLQSSQAVAGYVVGMFLYELGMGIFIPACQTTALRNIKDNIGTASGLIFFVEMALAAPISYLAGQLPHTSTFPLSAVSVAAVLIIGLMLLLGYRKQGFAQASTPTATAV comes from the coding sequence ATGGTGTATCGTCATTTTAGTCGTTGTCCTAACATCATGTTATTAATTCTGGTGTTTTGTACTGCTCTTGGTCCCCTGTCGATTGACTTATTTGTTCCCTCATTACCAACCATCAGTGCCAGCTTTGCCACGTCGCCAGCTACAACGCAATGGACGATCAGCATTTTTATGCTGGGCTTTGCCGTATCAATGTTGATTGTTGGCCCATTAGCTGATCGATTTGGTCGCAAAAAAACCCTTCTTACAGGTTACGTTGTGTACTTACTGGCAACAGTAGCCATTTTAGTAACCGAAAATATTTGGCTTTTTATTATTGCTCGTTTTTTTCAAGCAGTATTTGGCTGTTTTGGTACTGCATTGTCTCGCACCATTGTGCGAGACCTTTATGAGGGTAAGCAAGAAGTCAGAATGATTGCGCTGATTGGTGGCTGTATGGCGATTGCACCAGCTATTGCACCTATAATTGGCGGTACTGTGGCAGAACTGTTTGGCTGGCAAGCTAACTTTAAATTAATGCTGATTCTTGGCACACTGCTGATGGCAGTTGTGTGGTTATTTGTACCAGAAACTCACTCACCTCAGCCAAGTGCCCCTGCGGAAATAAACCTATACCAACGGTTTCTAGCTGTTTTGACAGACCGCCACTACTGTTTTTATACATTGATGGCAGCCATCGCTTTCTCTGGTGTATTTGTGTTTATTGCCGCAGCTCCTTTTGTGTTTATTGGTCACCTTGGGTTTAGCACTCAGCAATTCAGCTATTGTGTAGCCATCATGATTACAGGCTATGTGCTGGGTAGCTTATTAGCCTCTCGAACCATTGAGCGTTTTGGTATACAACGTGTATTGTACATCACTTTTGGTATGATGGCAGTTGGTGCCAGCCTGGCTTGTATTACAGGGCTAGGTTTTGTGATGGATACATTACAAAGCAGCCAAGCAGTGGCTGGTTATGTAGTCGGTATGTTCCTTTACGAATTGGGTATGGGGATTTTTATTCCTGCCTGTCAAACCACTGCGTTACGAAACATTAAAGATAATATAGGCACAGCCTCTGGGCTGATTTTTTTCGTTGAAATGGCCTTAGCAGCGCCTATCAGCTACCTGGCTGGTCAACTCCCCCACACCAGCACTTTTCCACTAAGCGCTGTGTCAGTTGCTGCTGTACTGATTATTGGCTTGATGCTGTTATTGGGCTATCGTAAGCAAGGATTTGCTCAAGCTTCTACGCCGACAGCGACAGCGGTATAA
- the pyrF gene encoding orotidine-5'-phosphate decarboxylase, with protein MRFNDKLRLAWKKNNSLVCVGLDPDLSRLPAGLAQQRESIFEFNKAIIDATHDVVCAYKPQIAYFSAYSAEEQLEQTIHYIKTHYPDIPVILDSKRGDIGSTAQKYAVEAFERYQADAVTINPYMGFDSAEPFLNYQDRGVILLCRTSNSGAGDIQDLIVDGVPIYERVADLVANQWNKHNNCLLVVGATWPEQMAKVRSIVGDMPFLVPGAGAQGGDVEQLVKAGKTEDGTGLIVNSSRGVLYASNGPDFAEAARNEAIKLRDLINQFR; from the coding sequence ATGCGCTTTAACGACAAACTTAGGCTTGCCTGGAAGAAAAACAATTCTTTAGTGTGTGTGGGGCTTGATCCTGACTTATCAAGGTTGCCTGCTGGTTTGGCGCAACAACGAGAGTCTATTTTTGAGTTTAATAAAGCCATTATCGATGCTACCCATGATGTAGTTTGTGCTTATAAACCGCAAATCGCTTATTTTTCTGCGTACTCTGCTGAAGAACAGTTAGAACAGACCATCCACTATATTAAGACCCATTACCCTGATATTCCTGTTATTTTAGATTCAAAAAGAGGTGATATTGGTAGTACTGCCCAAAAGTATGCAGTGGAAGCATTTGAGCGCTATCAGGCAGATGCTGTGACGATTAACCCTTATATGGGGTTTGATTCTGCTGAGCCGTTTTTAAACTACCAAGATCGGGGGGTGATTTTACTGTGTAGAACTTCTAACAGTGGCGCGGGTGATATTCAGGATTTAATTGTTGATGGTGTGCCTATTTATGAAAGGGTGGCTGATTTAGTTGCTAATCAGTGGAATAAACACAACAACTGTTTACTGGTAGTCGGTGCCACCTGGCCTGAGCAAATGGCAAAAGTTAGAAGTATTGTGGGGGATATGCCCTTTTTAGTCCCTGGGGCCGGTGCTCAAGGGGGGGATGTTGAACAACTGGTAAAAGCAGGCAAAACAGAGGATGGCACAGGACTGATTGTGAATTCCTCAAGAGGTGTTTTATATGCCAGTAATGGACCTGACTTTGCCGAAGCGGCACGAAATGAAGCGATTAAGCTTCGGGATTTAATTAATCAATTTAGGTAA